In the genome of Streptomyces fagopyri, the window GGCCGTTGTCCTGGAGCTCGGGAACCGTACGTCCGCCGACGTAGAACATCGACTGGCGCAGACCGCCGACCAGCTGGTGCACGACCGCGGACAGCGGACCGCGGTAGGGCACCTGGCCCTCGATGCCCTCGGGCACCAGCTTCTCGTCGGAGGCGACGCCCTCCTGGAAGTAGCGGTCCTTGGAGAAGGAACGCTGCTCACCACGGGACTGCATGGCACCCAGGGAGCCCATGCCGCGGTACGACTTGAACTGCTTGCCGTTGATGAAGAGCAGCTCGCCCGGGGACTCCTCGCAGCCCGCCAGGAGCGAACCCAGCATCACCGTGTCGGCGCCGGCGACCAGGGCCTTGGCGATGTCGCCGGAGTACTGCAGGCCGCCGTCGCCGATGACCGGCACACCGGCCGCCTTGGCGGCGAGGGAGGCTTCGTAGATGGCGGTGACCTGCGGTACGCCGATGCCGGCGACCACGCGGGTCGTGCAGATGGAGCCGGGGCCGACACCGACCTTGATGCCGTCGACGCCCGCGTCGATGAGGGCCTGCGCGCCGTCACGGGTGGCGATGTTGCCGCCGATGACGTCGACGCCCGCGGAGTTCGACTTGATCTTGGCGACCATGTCGCCGACCAGGCGGGAGTGGCCGTGCGCGGTGTCGACGACGATGAAGTCGACGCCCGCCTCGATGAGGGCCTGGGCGCGCTCGAAAGCGTCCCCGGCCACACCGACGGCCGCGCCGACCAGCAGGCGCCCCTCGGCGTCCTTCGCGGCGTTCGGGTACTTCTCGGCCTTCACGAAGTCCTTGACCGTGATGAGGCCCTTGAGAACACCCGCGTCGTCGACCAGCGGAAGCTTCTCGATCTTGTGGCGGCGCAGCAGCTCCATGGCGTCGGAGCCGGAGATGCCGACCTTGCCGGTGACCAGCGGCATCGGCGTCATGACCTCGCGCACCTGGCGCGAACGGTCGGTCTCGAAGGCCATGTCGCGGTTGGTGACGATGCCGAGGAGCTTGCCGCCGCCGTCGGTCACCGGCACGCCGGAGATGCGGAACTTGGCGCAGATCGCGTCGGCCTCGCCGAGCGTCGCGTCCGGGTGGACCGTGATCGGGTCGGTCACCATGCCGGACTCGGAGCGCTTCACCAGGTCGACCTGGTTGGCCTGGTCCTCGATGGACAGGTTGCGGTGCAGCACGCCGACACCGCCCTGGCGGGCCATCGCGATGGCCATGCGGGACTCGGTCACCTTGTCCATGGCCGCGGAGAGCAGCGGGATGTTGACCCGCACGTTCTTCGAGATGTGCGAGGCGGTGTCGATCTCGTCGGGCGCCATGTCCGACGCGCCCGGCAGCAGCAGCACGTCGTCGTAGGTCAGCCCGAGTGTCGCGAATTTGGCGGGCACTCCGTCGACGTTGGCAGTCATGACACCTTCCCCAAATGGCCTTGATCGGTGCGGATGTCCATGCTAACGGGAAGCAAGGGTCTCCCATTCCACGGTTCGGATCGCCCTCGGGCTTCGTAGGTTCGTACGGGTGGCGGGCCGGGACCGTTCATCCGCCGGTCCGGCAGCCTGGTCCCCGGGGTCCGGCTCCCCGGCGCCGCGGTGCCGCGGGGCTCCCGGACGGGGTTTCTCCCGACGATTGCGGACCCCACCGTGTCCGTTCTCACCTTTGCGGCAAGAAACCGGCACCGGCCGAACGGCACAGCGGCAGCGGCAGCGGCACAGCTGAACACCGGGCACCACACGGCGTGACACCGCGCGCGACGCGACACCGCACCGGCGCGACACCGGGCTCGGCTCGGCGCGACATCGACGTGACGGAGCCCCGACGCGGCGGAACGTCACGGAGCGCCCGTTCGCAGCCGCGCTCCGGCCCGCACCTCCGCGCCTTCGGCCGCCCTCGCGCGCGCCGGCACACGGCGCACCCTCCGGCGACCGTGTCTACTGCTCCGCCAGCGCCCGCAGCCGGCTCAGCGCCCGGTGCTGAGCCACCCGGACCGCTCCCGGGGACATCCCCAGCATCTGGCCCGTCTCCTCGGCCGTGAGGCCCACCGCGATACGCAGCAGAAGCAGCTCGCGCTGGTTCTCGGGGAGGTTGGCCATCAGTTTCTTGGCCCATTCGGCGTCGCTGCTGAGCAGCGCGCGCTCCTCGGGACCGAGGGAGTCGTCGGGGCGCTCGGGCATCTCGTCCGAGGGAACCGCCGTCGACCCGGGATGACGCATCGCGGCGCGCTGCAGGTCAGCGACCTTGTGCGCGGCGATGGCGAAGACGAAGGCTTCGAAGGGCCGCCCGGTGTCC includes:
- the guaB gene encoding IMP dehydrogenase, whose protein sequence is MTANVDGVPAKFATLGLTYDDVLLLPGASDMAPDEIDTASHISKNVRVNIPLLSAAMDKVTESRMAIAMARQGGVGVLHRNLSIEDQANQVDLVKRSESGMVTDPITVHPDATLGEADAICAKFRISGVPVTDGGGKLLGIVTNRDMAFETDRSRQVREVMTPMPLVTGKVGISGSDAMELLRRHKIEKLPLVDDAGVLKGLITVKDFVKAEKYPNAAKDAEGRLLVGAAVGVAGDAFERAQALIEAGVDFIVVDTAHGHSRLVGDMVAKIKSNSAGVDVIGGNIATRDGAQALIDAGVDGIKVGVGPGSICTTRVVAGIGVPQVTAIYEASLAAKAAGVPVIGDGGLQYSGDIAKALVAGADTVMLGSLLAGCEESPGELLFINGKQFKSYRGMGSLGAMQSRGEQRSFSKDRYFQEGVASDEKLVPEGIEGQVPYRGPLSAVVHQLVGGLRQSMFYVGGRTVPELQDNGRFVRITSAGLKESHPHDIQMTVEAPNYSRNK
- a CDS encoding sigma-70 family RNA polymerase sigma factor, whose protein sequence is MRDDETTVIGALVHRAVDGDEQATHDLLAHVHPLALRYCRTRLSRLPGDARHFVEDLAQEVCVAVLLALPRYKDTGRPFEAFVFAIAAHKVADLQRAAMRHPGSTAVPSDEMPERPDDSLGPEERALLSSDAEWAKKLMANLPENQRELLLLRIAVGLTAEETGQMLGMSPGAVRVAQHRALSRLRALAEQ